The Mangifera indica cultivar Alphonso chromosome 8, CATAS_Mindica_2.1, whole genome shotgun sequence genome has a window encoding:
- the LOC123222352 gene encoding uncharacterized protein LOC123222352: MEKTKKAWTEDQEISILTAMIQFSAQGLNPSAYLTDFYAFIKRTQSGVDFSQNELQKKLMEMRNNYKETLIKSPAEIVSVSDDTHQKRILNLSKQIWGGLVSAQVTSETCLKEMRKFYEKNVRLGGVKVMKKKDKKKYEMKLREIERMEMKLNLKRAEIVKSQTKFLLEAYDEIMR; this comes from the coding sequence ATGGAGAAAACCAAAAAAGCCTGGACTGAAGACCAAGAAATCTCTATCTTGACTGCAATGATCCAATTCTCCGCACAAGGTTTGAATCCTTCAGCCTACTTGACTGATTTCTATGCATTCATAAAACGAACACAAAGTGGCGTTGATTTTTCTCAAAATGAGTTGCAGAAGAAACTGATGGAAATGAGGAACAATTACAAAGAGACTTTGATTAAGTCACCGGCTGAGATTGTTTCAGTTTCTGATGATACCCATCAGAAGAGAAtattgaatttgtcgaaacaaatATGGGGTGGTTTAGTGAGTGCTCAAGTAACAAGTGAAACTTGCTTGAAAGAAATGAGgaaattttatgaaaagaatGTGAGGCTGGGTGGAGTGAAagtgatgaagaagaaggataaaaaaaagtatgaaatgAAGTTGAGGGAGATTGAAAGAATGGAGATGAAGCTGAACCTAAAGAGAGCGGAGATTGTCAAGAGCCAGACGAAGTTTTTGTTGGAGGCTTACGATGAAAtcatgagatga